GGCACTACCTCTGGTGGAAACCATCGGCGAATTTCTGCCGGGATTTACTAGAGCACTCATGCATAGCACCCGGGAGGCCGACTTGCCCCCGGGTGTTTTGATTGGCAGCCGCTTCCGGCTGCCTGTGATACAATCCAGGTAGGCAGGCCACTGGCGACTATTTTGAGTCTCAGATAGCCCGGAAGTCGCTCTGCATGAGACCGTGGCCGGCCTTGGGTCGATGGTTGAACTCATCGGCTGGCACATCGACAGCGCTGGATAAAAATTCTGTGTTCGTCTGTGAAATCTGTGGATGGATCTTTGGCTATCCTGTGGGGAGGGGAGCATGCCGCGGCAACGCCAGGAGGCCGTGTCCGAGCCGGTCATGGCCCTGTGGCAATCGGTGCCCTATTTTGAAGGCCTGGATCCCCAGGTGATCCAGGAGCTGGCCCAGGCGGCCGTGCGCCATGCCTGCCCGGCCGGCCACATGATCTTCACCGAGGGGGAGCCGTCCACCGGCCTCTATCTCATTGAAGCCGGCACGGTCAAAATCAGCCGCTTTTCCAGGGAAGGCCGGGAGCACATCCTCCACCTGTTGAACCGGGGAGACACCTTCAACGACGTGGCCGCGCTGGACGGCGGCCCGAACCCGGCCACGGCCACCGCCTTCACCGACGCGGTGGTCTGGCATCTGGACCGGGGCTCGCTGCGGCAAGCCGTGGACCGGCACCCGGCCCTGGCCTGGGCCCTGATCGAAAGCATGGCCCGCCGTGCCCGCTACCTGCTGGGGCTGGTGGAAGACCTCTCCATGCGCAACGTCCGGGGTCGGCTGGCGCGCCTCCTCCTGGAGGAGGCCAGCCGCCATGAGGCTGACCAGGTTCCCCGCCTGTTGACCCAGGAAGAGATGGCCAGTCGGCTGGGCACCGTGCGGGAGGTGGTCGGCCGTGCGCTGCGGAGCCTGGCCGCGGAAGGCCTGATCGAATTCGACCGCCATCGCATTGTCATCCTGGACGCCGCCGGCCTGGCCCGGGAGGCCGAAGCCTGATTCCAGGCCCCCTTTAACCGGATCTTTACGGTTTGTCCCAACGCCGTTAACTCCATTAGAATAAGGTAATCCTGTGTCCATCCCCCGTGACACCCCGCTTTGCCGCGCCACCCTTTGAACGTGGCGCTGTCCTTGCCATCCTGCCGGGGCTGCGAGCATCCCCTGTACCCGTCCGCCGGCAGCCAGACCACGGCAAAAGTTCCACAGCACGACCTCTGACAGGGATCGTTCGACGGGTTTCCATCATCGTGAACTTCTGGCGATCTGGCCAGAAATGTCAACGGGTTCCAGCATCAAGGAGTCATAAGCCATGCGGCGTCCTCGCTTATATCCATCCCTACTCCTGTATGCCCTGCTGCTGAGCGGGCTATTCCTGGCCGTGGCCCCGTCGGCCCTTTGGGCCCAGGCCAGTGACCTCTTCATCTCTGAATACATTGAGGGCTCTTCCAACAACAAGGCCATCGAGATCTACAACGGCACCGGCGTGCCCGTAGACCTGGCCGCGGGCAACTACAGCATCCAGATGTACTTCAACGGCAGCACCAGCCCCGGCCTCACCATCGCCCTGACCGGCGTGGTGGCCGACGGGGACGTCTACGTGCTCGCCCACAGCAGCGCCGATCCGGCCATCCTGGCCCAGGCGGACCAGACCAACGGCAGCGGCTGGTTCAACGGTGACGACGCGGTGGTGCTGGTGAAGAACGGGGTGGTCATCGATGCCATCGGCCAGATCGGCTTCGACCCCGGCTCCCAGTGGGGCACGGGCGATACCTCCACCCAGGACAACACCCTGCGTCGCAATCCCACCGTCTGCGCTGGCGACACCAACCCCTATGACCCCTTCGACCCAAGCCTGGAATGGACCGGCTATCCCCAAAACACCTTCGACGGCCTGGGGAGCCACGTGGCCCAGTGCGGCGGCGGTGGGGATACGCCCC
This genomic interval from Litorilinea aerophila contains the following:
- a CDS encoding Crp/Fnr family transcriptional regulator, with the translated sequence MPRQRQEAVSEPVMALWQSVPYFEGLDPQVIQELAQAAVRHACPAGHMIFTEGEPSTGLYLIEAGTVKISRFSREGREHILHLLNRGDTFNDVAALDGGPNPATATAFTDAVVWHLDRGSLRQAVDRHPALAWALIESMARRARYLLGLVEDLSMRNVRGRLARLLLEEASRHEADQVPRLLTQEEMASRLGTVREVVGRALRSLAAEGLIEFDRHRIVILDAAGLAREAEA